The nucleotide sequence TTCCGGAATGCCGCCCTGCAGCTCGCCTACCGGCTGTAGCACGCCCAGCGGCGCGCTGGCATCGTTACCCTTTTTATCCTTCTTCCCCTTCTTGCCTTTTTTGCCCGACTTCTGGTCGTCGCCACCCCGGTCGTTGGTGTCGGAAGTAGCGGTCAGATCGTTGGAAACTTCGTTTTGCGCCTGTGAGCACGCACTGGTGAGCAGGGTGGCCAGGCCGAGGGTAAGCAGGAATATTCTAGACATGGAAGAGCAGCGGAGATGAAAAAAAGCTGCCTGACTCGCAGAGCCCAGGCAGCGCAAACACAGTGTATACGGAAAAAGTGGTGGAGTGGTGGGGGTGGCGGGTTGATGGGGCGGTGGAGTGATGGGTTGGTCATTGTACGAAGTGCAAAGCACCCTTGGCCCATAAGCCCGCCAGTAACGAAACAGCCCGGCAATAGTAGAGAGCTGTCTGCTTAGGCCTGTTTGTTCCAAAGTAAGAGGAAGAATTGCTTCGCGCTGCTCGCCATAACAATTCCACCAACCCACCACTCCACCATTCCACCATCAAGGAACCGGGTCGTGGCCGTGGCCGCCCCAGGGGTGGCAGCGGGCGATGCGGCGCAGCGCCAGCCGGCCGCCGTGCCAGGGGCCGTGCTTTTCGATGGCCTGCACGGCATAGGCCGAGCAGGTGGGCGTGTAGCGGCAGCTGGCCGGCGTGAGCGGCGAAATCAGGTGGCGGTACACCCAGAGCAAACCCAGCAGCAGCTTGCGGAAAACAGCAGACATAGCGCAAAGAACCGCAAACCCCGTGGAATAAATCCCGGGCCCGGCGGGCGGCGCGTTGCAGCGCCTTTTTGTAAGTTTGAAGGCCGGTGCACGCGCCCGGCGCCTTATTCCTTCCTTCCCCCATTCCCCACAGTTTTATGCGCACCAATCACTGGGCCAAGGCCCTGCTGCTGACGCTGCTGCTGCCCTTCACGGCCCGCGCCGACGAAGGCATGTGGCTGCCGCTCTTCGTGAAGCGGCTCAACCAGGCCGACATGCAGAAAAAAGGCCTCAAGCTCACGGCCGAAGAAATCTACGACGTCAACAACGCCAGCCTCAAGGATGCCGTGGTGCAGCTCGGCGGCTTCTGCACCGGCGAGTTCGTCAGCAGCCAGGGTTTGCTGCTCACCAACCACCACTGCGGCTACGACGCCATCCAGACCCACAGCACGCCCCAGAACAACATCCTGCAGAACGGCTTCTTCGCCGCTACCAAAGCCGAAGAGAAGACCAACCCCGGCCTGTTCGTGGACATTCTGGTGCGCATGGAAGACGTGACCGGCAAAGTGCTGGAAGGCCTCACGGCCGCCACGCCCGAGCAGGAGCGCATGGCCACCATCCAGAAGCGCCAGAAGGAAATGGCCGACGCGGCCAAGGAAAACGGCCAGTACGTGGCTTACGTGCGCGACATGTTCGGCGGCAACGAGTACTACCTGTTCGTATACCAGCGCTTCGGTGACGTGCGCTTGGTGGGCGCCCCGCCGGAAGCCGTGGGCAAGTTCGGCGGCGACACCGACAACTGGATGTGGCCCCGCCACACCGGCGACTTCTCGATGTTCCGCGTCTACGCCGACAAAAACAATAAGCCCACCGCCGGCCCCAGCGCCGACAACGTGCCCTACGTGCCCAAGAAGCACCTGCCCGTAAGCCTGCAGGGCATCAGCGAAGGCGACTTCGCCATGGTGTTTGGCTTTCCCGGCCGCACCCAGCGCTTCCTGCCCGCCGCCGGCCTGCAGATGACCCTGGACCAGAGCAACCCCGCCCGCATCAAGCTGCGCGACACGCGCCTCAAGCTGTGGAAGGAAGACATGGACGTGAACCCCACGCTGCGCCTACAGTATGCTTCCAAGTACGCCAACATCGCCAACTACTGGAAGTACTTCATCGGCCAGAATGAAGGCATGAACCGCCTGAAAACCGTGGACGCCAAGAAGGCTGAAGAAGCCGCCCTGGCTCAGTGGATCAGCCAGGACCCCGCCCGCCAGCAGCAGTACGGCGAGGCCCTCCCCAGCATCAACCAGGCCTACGCCGGCCTGCGGGAGTACAACCTGAGCAGCCAGTACGTGAACGAAGCCGCTTTCGGCACCGAAATCATCACGCTGGCTTCGCGCATGATGCCGCTCTACATGACCCTGAAAACCACGCCCACCGACAAAGCCGCCCTCAGCAAAGCCACCGCCGACCTGCAGGAGCCCGTGGCCGAGTATTTCAAGGACTACAGCGCCAGCACCGACAAAAAAGTGTTTGCCGCGCTGATGAGCCTCTACATGAAGGACGTGCCCGCCGCCCAGCTGCCCGACGTGTTCCAGACCGTGCAGAAGCAGTATGGCGGCTCGATGCAGAAGTACGCCGACTACGTGTTTGCCAACTCCTTCCTGACCTCGGAAGCCAAGGTGAAGGCCTTCCTGGCCGCGCCCACGCTGGCCAAGCTGGAAGCTGACCCCGGCTTCAAGACCTTCAACTCGGTGTACCTGAACTACACCCAGAACATTCTGCCCAAGATGCAGGCCCTGCAAAGCGGCCTCACCCGCGCCAACCGCCTCTACGTGGCCGCCCTGCGCGAGAAGAACAGCCAGAAAGTGTACTCGCCCGATGCCAACTCCACCATCCGGCTCAGCTACGGCACCGTGCGCCCCTACAAAGGCCGCGACGCCGTGCGCTACGACTACAAAACCACGGCCCAGGGCATTCTGGAGAAGGAAGACGCCTCTAACCCCGAGTTTGTGGTGCCCCAGAAAGAGCTGGAGCTGCTGAAGCAGAAAGACTACGGCCGCTTCGCCGACAAGGACGGCAACCTGCCCGTGGCCTTCATCACCGACAACGACATCACAGGCGGCAACTCCGGCTCGCCGGTTATTAACGGCCGCGGCGAGCTGATTGGGCTGGCCTTCGACGGCAACTGGGAAGCCATGACCGGTGACCTGGCCTACGACCCGGAGCTGAAACGCTGCATCAACGCCGACATCCGCTACGTGCTCTGGTGCATCGAGAAGCTCGGCAACGCCAAGCACATCGTCGATGAAATGACCATCGTCAACAACGGTCCCAACCCCGGCGTGGGCGCCGCCACCGCCTCGGTAAGCAACGGCCTGGGCGACGTGGAAAAGATGAAAGTGAAAACCGACGACGGCCAGAAAACCAAAGTCAAGAAGAAGAAAGGCAAGGAAACCACTGCCGCCGGCATGTAGTCCTGCCTACCGTTCCGAGTGAAGCGCGGAATCTGCGCAAGCCCGCCACTAGGCTTGCTGCGGACTTTCCACGGTGGTCGGAATGACACCCAAAAACGCCCCGGTGCCGTGTTGGCGCCGGGGCGTTTTTGCGTCTGGCGGGGCTGGATTTCTCATAGGAAATAAATATTGGCTGTGCGCTATGAATAGTTGTAGAGTTGCTGGCTTTCCGGTAATTTTCATCACTTGTAAAAGATGAAAAAGCACTTTATGGCAAAATGCTACCCGATTCTGAGTGTCTTATTGCTAACCGGATTCATCACCCACGCGCAGGGCAGCGGCCCCGGCGTGCGCGGAGCCCGCGCCGCCGCCCTCGGCCATGCCTCCGTCACGCTGAACGACGTGTGGGCCGTGGGCAATAACGCTGCCGGCCTGGGCCAGCTCAGCGCCCCCACGGCGGCCGTGTACGCCGAAAACCGCTACCTGCTCAGCGCCCTCAACACCGTGGCGCTGGCCGTGGCCGCGCCGCTGGGCAAGGTGGAAAACGGGCTGGCCCGCCGCGGCGTGGTGGGCGTGGAGGTGCAGCGCTTCGGCGGCAAGCTCTACAGCGAGCAGCGCATCGGGGCCGGCTACGGCTACCGCGGCGGCCTCGTCAGCATCGGGGCGCGGGTGGATCTGCTGCAGCTGAGTATTGAGGGGCTGGGTAGCCGGCGGGCGGTGGCCGTATCGTTGGGCGGGCAGGCCGAGCTGGTGCCCAAGCGGCTGGTGTTTGGCGCCTACCTCTACAACCTCAACCAAGCCAAGCTGGCCGAATACCAGCAGGAGCGGGTGCCCACCGTGCTCAAGGCCGGCCTCTCGTACCGGCCCACGGCCAAGGTGATGCTCAACATTGAAACCGAAAAGGAAGTGGAGCAGTCGGCCGACTTTAAGGCCGGCGTGGAATACCGCGTGATTGACGCCTTGGCGCTGCGGGCCGGCCTGCGCACGCTCACCGAGGAAACTACCGGCGGCCTGGGCTTCCGCGCCGGCGCGCTGCAGATCGACTACGCCGCTGCCTGGCACGCGGCCCTGGGCCTCAGCCAGCACCTGAGCATTGGGCTGAGCTTCAACGCCAAGCAGCCATGAGGTCTGGTTGGAGCACTTTCGTATCACAGTCGGGCGAACTGTCGAGCGAGTGTAGCGCGACGCCTTTGCTTCGCGTACCGCTAAACGATTCAGCAGCCTACGGTTCAACTAGGCACGAAGCAAAAGCTTCGCGCTACCCGAAAAAATGGTGCTGCAAGGCTATCCTGACGGCCCTGATGCTGGCAGCTGGCACGGCGCAGGCCCAGGAATACGTGCGCCCCACGCCCGACCTCGACCGGTTGACGCAGGAGCTGTTTGCCGAAATCCAGAGCGACCAGGTGCCCTCCGAGGACCTCTACGAAACGCTGCTGCAGTACTACCAGACCCCAATCAGCCTCAACACCGCCACTCGCGAAGACCTGCGCGGCCTGCTGCTGCTCTCCGAAAACCAGATCAGCCAGCTGCTCACGTACCGCCAGCAGCGAGGGCCGCTGCTGAGCCTCTACGAGCTGCAGGCCGTGCCCGGCTTCGATTTGCGCACCATCTACCGGGCCGCGCCCTTCGTGACGGTGCAAACCGCCGGCGGCACCAACGGCCTGCGCGGCCCGCTGTGGCAGCGCGTGTTCAAGGAAGACAACAACGCCCTGTTTCTGCGCTACGAGCGGGTGCTGCAAACCCGCACCGGCTACACCGCCGCCCCGCTCGACAGCCTCGGCCGCGGCCCCACGCGCTACCTCGGCTCGCCCGACAAGCTGCTGCTACGCTACCGCGTCAGCCACGCCAAGGATTTCAGTTTGGGCGTAACGGCTGAAAAGGACGCCGGCGAGCAGCTCGCCTGGAACCCCAAGGGCCGCCAGTACGGCGCCGATTTTCTGTCGGCGCACTTTGTGGTGCAGGAGCGGGGCAAGCTGAAAACCCTGGCTGTCGGCGACTACCAGCTGCAGTTTGGGCAGGGGCTGCTGCTGTCGTCGGGGCTGCAGGTGGGTAAGGGCGCCGAAACCATCACCACGCTGCGGCGCAGCTCCATTGGGGTGCGGCCGTACTCTTCCATTCTGGAAAGCACGTTTTTCAGGGGCGCAGCCGCTACCGTGGAAGTCACGCCCACGGTGCGGGCCACGGCCTTCGTGTCGAGGAAGCGGGTGGATGCCAACGTGCAGCTTGCGGCTGACTCGTTGGCCGAGTTCGACGAGTTTTCGTCGGGGTTTCTGCTGACGGGCTTCCACCGCACGCCGTCGGAGCGGGCTAACCGCCAGACGCTGCGCGAAACCGTGGCCGGCGGCAACCTCAGCTACACCAGCCGCAGCGGCCACCTCGCCGCCGGCCTCACCGCCGTCGACACCCATTTCGACAAAGCCATTCAGCGCCGCCCCGAGCTGTACAACCAGTACGAGTTTCGCGGTACGCACAACCTGGCGCTGGGCGCGCACTACACCTACGTGCGCGGCAACGTGCTGGTGTTCGGCGAAACAGCCCGCAGCAGCAGCGGCGGCTGGGGTACCGTGAACGGTCTGCTGGCCAGCCTCGCGCCCACCGTCGACGTGTCGGCGCTGGTGCGCCACTACACCCGCGACTTCCACACGCTCTACGGCAACGCCCTCAGCGAAAACACCCGCAACATCAACGAAAGCGGCCTGTACCTGGGGCTGAAGGTGCGGCCGGTGGCGCGCTGGGAAGTGTCTGCGTACTACGACCAGTTCTGGTTTCCGTGGCTGAAATACGACGTAGGCGCCCCCTCACGCGGCCACGACTGGCTGACGCGCATCAC is from Hymenobacter yonginensis and encodes:
- a CDS encoding ComEA family DNA-binding protein, with amino-acid sequence MLAAGTAQAQEYVRPTPDLDRLTQELFAEIQSDQVPSEDLYETLLQYYQTPISLNTATREDLRGLLLLSENQISQLLTYRQQRGPLLSLYELQAVPGFDLRTIYRAAPFVTVQTAGGTNGLRGPLWQRVFKEDNNALFLRYERVLQTRTGYTAAPLDSLGRGPTRYLGSPDKLLLRYRVSHAKDFSLGVTAEKDAGEQLAWNPKGRQYGADFLSAHFVVQERGKLKTLAVGDYQLQFGQGLLLSSGLQVGKGAETITTLRRSSIGVRPYSSILESTFFRGAAATVEVTPTVRATAFVSRKRVDANVQLAADSLAEFDEFSSGFLLTGFHRTPSERANRQTLRETVAGGNLSYTSRSGHLAAGLTAVDTHFDKAIQRRPELYNQYEFRGTHNLALGAHYTYVRGNVLVFGETARSSSGGWGTVNGLLASLAPTVDVSALVRHYTRDFHTLYGNALSENTRNINESGLYLGLKVRPVARWEVSAYYDQFWFPWLKYDVGAPSRGHDWLTRITYAPTKTSLLYAQLRTRQKAYNPSSDQPIPQPEPTTRHSVLLYYDANPTPTLGLRTRVQGSRYRATDASPWQRGYVLAQDASVAVGRRLRLTARYALFDTDSYDTRQYVFEQDVLYAFSVPALSGQGTRVYGIAEISCTRQLTLWLRLAETHYRHQTTVGSGLEEIQGPRRTEFKAQARYRF
- a CDS encoding PorV/PorQ family protein; translated protein: MKKHFMAKCYPILSVLLLTGFITHAQGSGPGVRGARAAALGHASVTLNDVWAVGNNAAGLGQLSAPTAAVYAENRYLLSALNTVALAVAAPLGKVENGLARRGVVGVEVQRFGGKLYSEQRIGAGYGYRGGLVSIGARVDLLQLSIEGLGSRRAVAVSLGGQAELVPKRLVFGAYLYNLNQAKLAEYQQERVPTVLKAGLSYRPTAKVMLNIETEKEVEQSADFKAGVEYRVIDALALRAGLRTLTEETTGGLGFRAGALQIDYAAAWHAALGLSQHLSIGLSFNAKQP
- the yidD gene encoding membrane protein insertion efficiency factor YidD → MSAVFRKLLLGLLWVYRHLISPLTPASCRYTPTCSAYAVQAIEKHGPWHGGRLALRRIARCHPWGGHGHDPVP
- a CDS encoding S46 family peptidase, with the protein product MRTNHWAKALLLTLLLPFTARADEGMWLPLFVKRLNQADMQKKGLKLTAEEIYDVNNASLKDAVVQLGGFCTGEFVSSQGLLLTNHHCGYDAIQTHSTPQNNILQNGFFAATKAEEKTNPGLFVDILVRMEDVTGKVLEGLTAATPEQERMATIQKRQKEMADAAKENGQYVAYVRDMFGGNEYYLFVYQRFGDVRLVGAPPEAVGKFGGDTDNWMWPRHTGDFSMFRVYADKNNKPTAGPSADNVPYVPKKHLPVSLQGISEGDFAMVFGFPGRTQRFLPAAGLQMTLDQSNPARIKLRDTRLKLWKEDMDVNPTLRLQYASKYANIANYWKYFIGQNEGMNRLKTVDAKKAEEAALAQWISQDPARQQQYGEALPSINQAYAGLREYNLSSQYVNEAAFGTEIITLASRMMPLYMTLKTTPTDKAALSKATADLQEPVAEYFKDYSASTDKKVFAALMSLYMKDVPAAQLPDVFQTVQKQYGGSMQKYADYVFANSFLTSEAKVKAFLAAPTLAKLEADPGFKTFNSVYLNYTQNILPKMQALQSGLTRANRLYVAALREKNSQKVYSPDANSTIRLSYGTVRPYKGRDAVRYDYKTTAQGILEKEDASNPEFVVPQKELELLKQKDYGRFADKDGNLPVAFITDNDITGGNSGSPVINGRGELIGLAFDGNWEAMTGDLAYDPELKRCINADIRYVLWCIEKLGNAKHIVDEMTIVNNGPNPGVGAATASVSNGLGDVEKMKVKTDDGQKTKVKKKKGKETTAAGM